The genomic segment GCGGAAGGTATTTTGACTCTTACAATCCCTAAAACTGAGGCGACCAAGCCGCGGCAAATTAAAATTAAGTAGAAATCTTGAGAAAGAATCTCATACCAATGGCCGGAAAATTTGATTTTCCGGCCATTTTGTTACCTGAATAGGCGTGCGAATCTGTTTCAGTCTAATTTATAATTTGTATGATACTCCGATAATTGCTGGAAATAAAACCCGTCTGGATTCAGTCCCATTGTATACTCTATGAAACAATTTAGTATCTTTCCCCTAGTTTTGCTCTTTTGTGTAGCAGGCGTTCAAACAGCAATTTGCCAGATTGTCCGTACGGATCAAGTTTCAGCAGAACTGGTTTCAGAAAATAAGACACTCATTCCAGGAAAAACCAACACGGTCGCCATACGACTTGAAATGGCGGACCATTGGCATACTTATTGGGAAAATCCTGGCGATTCCGGCTTGCCGACCACCGTGGATTGGAAGCTCCCAGAGGGAATAACAGCGGGGCCTCTTCAATGGCCTATTCCCCAGTGGATCAATTATTTTGATATGATTTCTTTTGCCTATGAGAAAGAGGTTTTTCTTCTCGTAGATTTGGAAGTGTCAGAAGATTTAAATTCCGGAGACACCGTTAACCTCTCCGCCAGTGTAGATTGGTTGGCGTGCAAAGAGGCATGTATCCCTGGTTCAGCCGATCTCAAATTAAGTCTTCAGCTTTCAAAAGAAACCGAAAGAAGCCGGTATGGTTCAGCGATTTCTTCTACCCGTGAAGCATTGCCCCAACAACTGGACGGTTGGGAAATGAAAGTGGTCGATAATGGAGAATCTTTCGCGCTCAGTGTGCTTGCTCCTGAAGGTTTTGATTTGGAAACCCACGATACGACTTATTTTACTTTGGACGGTTGGGTATCCAACGCAGGTCCAAGAACTTTTCTTGCTGAAGGTCGCTTACTCACCTTAATCCTTCCGAAAAGTGAGTACGAACCCGATGAAGGGAAAGACCGGTTTAAGGGAGTGTTGGCCTCCAAATCTGGCTGGGACTCAGATGGGGTTTATAAAGCTTTGAAAATAGATCTTCCGTTTTCTGAAAATGACGAGCTTGGGTCAAACTATGATACGGCTTCCATTGTTTCTACTACCCAGCCAATTTCCTCCAAAATCACATTTTCCATTCTGCTTATCGCATTCGGCGGTGGCCTCATACTCAATCTTATGCCCTGTGTGTTTCCTATAATTGGGATCAAAATATTTGGTTTTGCGAATCTTGCGGGTGAGGACCGTAGGCAAATCACCATATATGG from the Verrucomicrobiota bacterium genome contains:
- a CDS encoding protein-disulfide reductase DsbD family protein: MKQFSIFPLVLLFCVAGVQTAICQIVRTDQVSAELVSENKTLIPGKTNTVAIRLEMADHWHTYWENPGDSGLPTTVDWKLPEGITAGPLQWPIPQWINYFDMISFAYEKEVFLLVDLEVSEDLNSGDTVNLSASVDWLACKEACIPGSADLKLSLQLSKETERSRYGSAISSTREALPQQLDGWEMKVVDNGESFALSVLAPEGFDLETHDTTYFTLDGWVSNAGPRTFLAEGRLLTLILPKSEYEPDEGKDRFKGVLASKSGWDSDGVYKALKIDLPFSENDELGSNYDTASIVSTTQPISSKITFSILLIAFGGGLILNLMPCVFPIIGIKIFGFANLAGEDRRQITIYGIVFSLGILISFFVLASILIFIRSTGESAGWGFQMQEPLFVLAIAALFLLLALNMSGVFVVGERVMSTGSSLASRSGLSGTFFSGVLATLAATPCSAPLLGVALGATLTLSTMGTLSVFTMIALGMSAPYLLLSAAPNLVRYLPKPGAWMESFKQFLAFPLYATVGYLLWVLSGQVDDEQFLNIFFAFTLISMAAWVYGRWGIVSQKDKIRTRAKFAALIIIISAGALGTRKGDESWQPWSPEKVAQLRSNNKPIYIDFTARWCATCQINKRNVLSSQQVLDVFKKKGVVTLKADWTNKNPLIADALAKYGKSAVPLNVIYLPGKEEPILLSEILTNSMVINALEEMK